The Oceanisphaera avium genome includes a region encoding these proteins:
- a CDS encoding Na+/H+ antiporter subunit D, which translates to MNIALVLPIFIPMLAGALTLACWQWRNVQRILSLLSGTGLLVAGIYLFSQVRSQGILVAYMGNWSAPYGITLVADLLSAIMVLVTGIVGLSVAIYSLATMSKKHEAFGYYPLLHLMLAGVAGAFLTGDIFNLYVWFEIMLVASFGLMILGGERAQMEGALKYVTLNLLSSALFLTAVGLLYGYAGTLNMADLALKLGNGEQPGLVTVIAMLFMVAFGIKAAAFPLFFWLPASYHTPPVAISAVFAGLLTKVGVYALYRVFSLIFIQDIGLTHHNVLMAMGIFTMLTGVLGAAAQFEVRRILSFHIVSQIGYMLVGLALFTPLAIAGGVFYIFHHIIVKTNLFLISGIMYRYHGSYDLAKLGGLYRNAPWLAFLFLIPAMSLAGIPPLSGFFAKYTVIKAGVLEGAWWMVGIALLVGLLTLYSMVKIWAEAFWKPLPDEAKPLRGESDPQRYLLYLPVIVLAAMTLTIGLGAEWFIRLSLDTAAQLLNPNGYIEAVLGPLGSRS; encoded by the coding sequence GTGAATATAGCCTTAGTACTGCCTATTTTTATCCCTATGTTAGCGGGCGCATTAACCTTGGCCTGTTGGCAATGGCGCAATGTACAGCGCATTTTGTCACTGCTCTCCGGTACCGGTCTGTTAGTTGCGGGCATTTATCTCTTTAGCCAAGTGCGCAGCCAAGGCATCTTAGTCGCTTATATGGGTAATTGGTCTGCGCCTTATGGCATCACCTTAGTGGCCGACTTATTAAGCGCCATTATGGTGTTGGTGACTGGCATTGTCGGCTTAAGTGTGGCGATTTACTCGTTGGCAACCATGAGTAAAAAGCATGAGGCTTTTGGCTATTATCCTTTGCTGCACTTAATGCTGGCTGGGGTGGCGGGCGCTTTTTTAACCGGTGATATTTTTAATCTCTATGTCTGGTTTGAGATCATGCTGGTGGCCTCGTTTGGTCTAATGATCTTAGGCGGTGAGCGCGCGCAAATGGAGGGCGCGCTAAAATACGTCACCTTAAACTTATTATCCTCGGCGTTATTTTTAACGGCCGTCGGCTTGCTATATGGCTATGCGGGTACGCTAAATATGGCTGACTTAGCGCTTAAACTGGGTAACGGTGAGCAGCCAGGTTTAGTGACAGTTATCGCCATGCTGTTTATGGTGGCCTTTGGCATTAAAGCGGCTGCATTTCCGCTCTTTTTCTGGTTGCCGGCTTCTTATCATACGCCTCCGGTGGCCATTTCAGCGGTGTTTGCCGGCTTGCTCACTAAAGTAGGGGTCTACGCCTTATACCGCGTCTTTAGTTTGATATTTATCCAAGATATTGGCTTAACTCATCATAATGTTTTAATGGCCATGGGCATCTTTACCATGCTTACGGGCGTGCTAGGGGCAGCCGCACAATTTGAAGTGCGCCGTATTTTATCTTTTCATATTGTTAGCCAAATTGGTTACATGCTAGTGGGCTTGGCATTATTTACACCGTTAGCCATTGCCGGCGGCGTTTTCTATATTTTTCACCATATTATTGTGAAGACGAATCTCTTTTTAATTAGCGGTATTATGTATCGCTATCATGGCAGTTATGATCTTGCCAAATTAGGAGGCCTCTATCGTAATGCACCTTGGCTGGCCTTTTTGTTTTTAATTCCGGCCATGTCTTTAGCGGGCATACCGCCGCTGTCGGGCTTCTTTGCTAAATATACGGTGATTAAGGCCGGCGTGTTAGAAGGTGCGTGGTGGATGGTGGGTATTGCCTTATTAGTGGGTCTGCTTACCTTATATTCTATGGTAAAAATTTGGGCGGAGGCATTTTGGAAACCTTTACCCGATGAAGCCAAGCCGTTGCGCGGTGAGTCCGACCCGCAGCGTTATTTATTGTATTTACCGGTAATAGTGTTAGCGGCCATGACGCTCACCATCGGCTTAGGTGCGGAATGGTTTATTAGGCTATCTCTTGATACCGCAGCACAATTATTAAACCCTAATGGCTATATTGAAGCGGTACTAGGCCCGCTTGGGAGTCGCTCATGA
- a CDS encoding Na+/H+ antiporter subunit E — protein sequence MKAFGWNMLLALFWVILSGSYSISNLVAGMVLSYFVLAYVARDKPEFANYFGKAPNIIGFILFFIWDLIKANARVAYDVLTPTHLMRPGVIAIPLDLKDDAAISLFANLITVTPGSLALDISSDRKVLYVHLMYLDDEGTQLAELKSLEARVLNLLR from the coding sequence ATGAAGGCCTTTGGTTGGAATATGTTATTGGCCCTATTTTGGGTCATTTTATCGGGCAGTTATAGCATTAGTAATTTAGTGGCCGGCATGGTTCTCAGTTATTTTGTGCTGGCGTATGTGGCGCGCGATAAACCGGAATTTGCTAATTATTTTGGCAAGGCGCCCAATATTATTGGTTTTATTTTATTTTTTATTTGGGATTTAATTAAAGCCAATGCGCGGGTCGCTTATGATGTACTAACGCCCACCCATTTAATGCGCCCTGGCGTGATTGCCATCCCTCTCGACTTAAAAGACGATGCTGCTATTAGCTTATTTGCTAATCTCATTACGGTTACGCCGGGCTCACTGGCGCTGGATATTTCCAGTGATCGTAAGGTGTTATATGTGCACCTTATGTATTTGGACGATGAGGGCACTCAATTAGCTGAGCTTAAATCTCTTGAAGCCCGCGTATTAAATTTATTGAGGTAA
- a CDS encoding cation:proton antiporter, with the protein MLEISIIISFIFLSVGLVLATLRLLRGPTLPDRVVALEVIASMTVGFIVLYSVSYGVPELIDVALVLALTSFLTAVAFARYLERGAQLSDD; encoded by the coding sequence ATGCTTGAGATTTCCATTATTATTTCTTTTATATTTTTAAGTGTGGGCTTGGTGTTAGCTACATTGCGTTTGTTGCGTGGCCCCACCTTACCGGACCGAGTGGTGGCGCTAGAGGTGATTGCCTCGATGACGGTTGGGTTTATTGTGCTCTATAGCGTGAGTTATGGCGTGCCTGAGCTGATTGATGTGGCGTTAGTATTAGCGCTCACTTCCTTTTTAACGGCCGTGGCTTTTGCCCGCTACCTTGAACGAGGAGCACAACTTAGTGATGACTGA
- a CDS encoding Na+/H+ antiporter subunit C, with product MENLFAFVIGALYATALFMMLRRSIVKLVIGLMILSNAANLLILSAGGLVRGAPPLIAEHLEQVTGPIADPLPQALILTAIVISFGVLAFAVVLIHRAYEVIGADDMNEMKSTDL from the coding sequence ATGGAAAACCTATTCGCATTTGTGATTGGCGCTCTTTATGCCACCGCCTTATTTATGATGCTCAGACGCAGCATAGTGAAATTAGTCATTGGCTTAATGATTTTATCCAATGCCGCCAACTTATTAATTTTAAGTGCCGGTGGTCTGGTGCGCGGTGCTCCGCCTTTGATCGCCGAGCATTTAGAGCAGGTAACGGGCCCTATTGCTGATCCACTGCCACAAGCCTTAATTTTAACCGCCATTGTCATTAGTTTTGGGGTGCTGGCCTTCGCCGTAGTGTTAATACACAGAGCCTATGAAGTAATAGGTGCCGATGATATGAATGAAATGAAGAGCACTGACTTGTGA
- the mnhG gene encoding monovalent cation/H(+) antiporter subunit G: protein MTELLTSAFLLLGAFLMLLSGIGIIRMPDLLTRMHATSKAGALGIGLMTCGYMIFYSDSASLVVRALAMIVFVIVTAPIAAHVLARAGYFVGIELWEGTIKDVIKERYDLKTRRLGSAPKPRDDEETY, encoded by the coding sequence ATGACTGAATTGCTCACCAGTGCTTTTTTACTACTAGGTGCCTTTTTAATGCTGCTCTCTGGCATTGGCATTATCCGCATGCCCGACTTACTGACCCGCATGCACGCGACCAGTAAAGCCGGTGCGCTTGGTATCGGGTTAATGACCTGTGGCTACATGATTTTTTATAGTGATAGCGCAAGCTTAGTCGTGCGCGCCTTGGCCATGATAGTGTTTGTTATTGTGACCGCACCCATCGCCGCCCATGTGTTAGCGCGCGCGGGTTATTTTGTGGGCATTGAGTTATGGGAGGGCACCATTAAAGATGTGATAAAAGAGCGCTACGACTTAAAAACCCGCCGTCTTGGCAGTGCGCCCAAGCCCCGCGATGATGAAGAGACCTATTAG